Part of the Caldalkalibacillus uzonensis genome, TCCTTGTAATCGCCAGATATATAAGTCGCACCTATACTTTCTGCCAAACCAAGTATATAGCCGCCGACAATGGCTCCAGGGATACTGCCCATCCCGCCCAAAATGATAATAACAAAGGCTTTGAGGATCACCAGATGGCCCATGCCCGGATAGACCAGGTTGATAGGTGAAGCCAGCGAAGCAGCAACGGCTGCCAGCGCTCCGGAGATGGCGAAGGTGAGCATGGCCACTTTATGGGGATTAATCCCGACCAGTTGGGCACCTTCCCTGTTTTGGGCCATGGCAATAATGGTCGCCCCCACCATGGTCTTGCGCAGAAACAGATGCAAGACCACCATGACCAACACAGCAGCAACAATAACCAGCAAACGCTGCGAGGTGACAGTAATGCCAAACAGGCTGACCGGCTCAGAATAGGGACTGGCCATACGCCGGTATTCCGCTCCATACATAAACTGCACACCTGCTTCCAAAAACAGCAGGATGCCAATGGCAGCTATTTTGTCATGAATGGGCGGCGCATGGCGCAAAGGATAAAACACCAACCGTTCACTTAACACTGCCAGCAAGGCCACTATGACCACGGATCCGGCCATGGCCAGCCAGTAGTGCACGCCCAGGTGGGTCATCAGCATCAAAGTGGCATACGCTCCCACCATGTAGAAAGCACCGTGAGCAAAGTTGGGGACATGCAAGATCCCGTACACCAATGTCAAACCTAGAGCGACCAGTGCATAGACACTGCCAATCATAAGACCATTTATCACTTGTTGTAAAAAGAGTTCCATCAGGCATCTCCTTTCTGGGCCGGATCATTTGCAGGGCTTGAGAGATTGCTTTGCTCTTCCTTCAGTTTCCGTTTTAATATTTTCCCAACTGCTGATTTGGGCAGTTCTGATCTGAATTCAACCAGGCGCGGCACCTTGTAGTTGGCCAGCCGCTCCCGGCAATAGGCAATCAGCTCTTCAGTTTCCAACGTTGCCCCTTCCCGCAGGACCACCACTGCTTTTACTGTTTCACCCCGATAGGCGTCGGGCACACCAATCACCGCCGCTTCCAGTACCGCGGGATGGCTGTAAATCACATCTTCCACTTCAACAGGGTAGACATTGTAGCCACCAGCTAAAATTAACTCTTTTTTGCGCCCTACAATGTAGAAAAAGCCGTCTTCATCCATCTTGGCTAAATCGCCCGTATACAGCCAGCCGTTGCGCAGGGTGTGTGCTGTCTCCTCAAGCATGTTCCAGTATCCTTTCATCACCTGAGGTCCTTTTATGATCAATTCACCAACCTCACCTGGGGGCAGTTCTTCTTGGCCTGTGGCCATATCCACAATTTTGGCATCTGTATTGGGCAAGGGGATTCCAATGCTTCCTGGCTTTTGCAAACCGCGGACCGGATTGCGGTGAGTCACGGGCGAGGCCTCGGACAAACCGTAGCCTTCGGCAATCGGAGCGCCAGTCTCTGCCTTAACCTTGTTCAGCACCTCTATCGGCAAGGGAGCCGAACCACTGCTGCAGGTTTTGAAACAGGTCATATCCACCTCTTTAAACCTTGGATGTTGCAACAGGCCAATATACATGGTGGGCACGCCAGGAAATCCAGTGGGACGCCACTTTTCAATGGTTTCCAGCACTTCCTCCACATCAAAACGGGGTAAAAGAATCATATTACCGCCTACCGCAAAGGTGAGATTCATACCGCTGGTCATGCCATAGACATGAAACAAGGGTGCCACGGTTAATGTCCGTTCTCTGCCGTATTCGATCTGGATTTCAGCAGTGCCGATACATTGCATGGCGTTGGCTACCAGATTGTAATGGGTAAGCATTGCCCCTTTGGAACGTCCGGTTGTCCCCCCTGTATATTGCAATACAGCCACATCTTCCCGGGGATTGATGGCCACAGTTGGGATCTGGTAACCCCTGTCCTCTAACAAAGTTTGGAATGTACCTTTTCCCTGACTAAAGGAAACCGTAATCACTTCAGTCAAGTCAGTTTTATCTTTAATTTCTTCCACCGTGGGTAACAACGGTTCATAGGCAATGAGCAGTTTAGCACCCGAATCGCGCAAGACATGCAGCAGTTCCTGCGCCTTATACATCGGGTTGATCTGCACCACGATGCCGCCGCAGGCCAACACAGCATAATAACTGATGGGATATTGAGGACAATTGGGCAACATAAGGGCCACTCTGTCACCTTTCTCAATCCCTTTCTGTACCAGAGCACTGGCCACGCGGTTAACCGCCCCGTAAAGCTGAGCATAACTTAACGTGTGATTGTAAAAACTTACAGCTGTATGATCGGGATATTTTTCCACTGAGCGGGCCAGCAGCTGATTAACACTGATCTCAGGAATGTCAACTTCCAGAGGGTTTCCCTTGGGTACATGCTTCAACCACGGTTTTTCTGCACTGACTTGATTCATCAAATTTCTCCCCTTCCTTAAAAGATAAAAACTTTTTCCTTTACTGGGTTGTACCTGCTTGTAAGCTCCCTTTAGACGATGGGGTTTTTATAATCAAAAGTTTCATAGATACCGATTCAGCCTGAGGCGACATTATAAATTAGCATAGAGCCATTTGCCCCGGATCTCTTCTTTTTTCATTTCTCCTTGCTGAACGAGGTACTCAAGATGAGCGATTGTTTCACCGATGGCAAACCGCATCTCATGAACGTTTAACCGGTCTCCAAACAATTGCAGACATACTTCATAAACGGTTCTTTCGCTCCTAGTAACGTCCAGCACTTTATCCAGCCGTTCATGATGATGATGCACAATTTCATCAATACGTTCATGAGCGTTGTAAAACGGTTCACCATGTGAAGGAAGAACAATCTCTATATCTAACTCTTTCACCTTATGCAAGGCATCTAGATAAGACTGCAGTGGATTGGGATCACCGTGGAACCAGTAGGAGATGTTTGGCGTGATTTTTGGCAGGATGTGATCAGCGGAGAACAGGACTTTATTTAGTTTGTTATAAAAACACAACATTCCATCAGAATGGCCGGGGGTGGTAATCACAGTGTACCGCTCCCAGCCCAAATTCACTGTCTCACCATCTTGCAAGTAGTGCTCAATCTTGGGATGAGGGGTAATCAGTGAGAGAAAACTTTCCGTGTTGGCCACCATTTGGTTGGCCAGCTGTTCCGGTAACCCGCATGCGGGATAATGGCGGCGAATCCGGTCAATGTGTGCTGTTTCCCAGGAACGGAGCCCATTTTCAGCGTCGGTTTGTGACATCCACACCGGTGCTCTTGTTTTCTCTTGCAACCCTCCTGCATAGCCATAATGATCTGGATGATAATGTGTGATAACAATGTTTTGGACAAGCCTGCCTTCTAGCATTTTTTCCCATATGTTAACTGTCGATTGGTTATGTAACCCTGTGTCAATCACAGTCCAGCCACCATTTCCCTCTAATAAATAGCAATTGACATGGTCCAGTCGAAAGGGCAGAGGGATGCGGACCAGATATATACCTGTCAACACTTGTTTTTTCACTATATTTGGCAAGATGCATATTCCTTTCTGAAGTCATTGTATAATTTCCAAAGCGTGGTAAATTGACATGGGTGTTGGCCTAAACAGCCTTCACTCTGGGATAAAGCGCTTCCAAAACA contains:
- a CDS encoding branched-chain amino acid ABC transporter permease; this translates as MELFLQQVINGLMIGSVYALVALGLTLVYGILHVPNFAHGAFYMVGAYATLMLMTHLGVHYWLAMAGSVVIVALLAVLSERLVFYPLRHAPPIHDKIAAIGILLFLEAGVQFMYGAEYRRMASPYSEPVSLFGITVTSQRLLVIVAAVLVMVVLHLFLRKTMVGATIIAMAQNREGAQLVGINPHKVAMLTFAISGALAAVAASLASPINLVYPGMGHLVILKAFVIIILGGMGSIPGAIVGGYILGLAESIGATYISGDYKDLIAFFLLVVILTIKPTGLFAKGAH
- a CDS encoding long-chain-fatty-acid--CoA ligase; its protein translation is MNQVSAEKPWLKHVPKGNPLEVDIPEISVNQLLARSVEKYPDHTAVSFYNHTLSYAQLYGAVNRVASALVQKGIEKGDRVALMLPNCPQYPISYYAVLACGGIVVQINPMYKAQELLHVLRDSGAKLLIAYEPLLPTVEEIKDKTDLTEVITVSFSQGKGTFQTLLEDRGYQIPTVAINPREDVAVLQYTGGTTGRSKGAMLTHYNLVANAMQCIGTAEIQIEYGRERTLTVAPLFHVYGMTSGMNLTFAVGGNMILLPRFDVEEVLETIEKWRPTGFPGVPTMYIGLLQHPRFKEVDMTCFKTCSSGSAPLPIEVLNKVKAETGAPIAEGYGLSEASPVTHRNPVRGLQKPGSIGIPLPNTDAKIVDMATGQEELPPGEVGELIIKGPQVMKGYWNMLEETAHTLRNGWLYTGDLAKMDEDGFFYIVGRKKELILAGGYNVYPVEVEDVIYSHPAVLEAAVIGVPDAYRGETVKAVVVLREGATLETEELIAYCRERLANYKVPRLVEFRSELPKSAVGKILKRKLKEEQSNLSSPANDPAQKGDA
- a CDS encoding MBL fold metallo-hydrolase, whose protein sequence is MKKQVLTGIYLVRIPLPFRLDHVNCYLLEGNGGWTVIDTGLHNQSTVNIWEKMLEGRLVQNIVITHYHPDHYGYAGGLQEKTRAPVWMSQTDAENGLRSWETAHIDRIRRHYPACGLPEQLANQMVANTESFLSLITPHPKIEHYLQDGETVNLGWERYTVITTPGHSDGMLCFYNKLNKVLFSADHILPKITPNISYWFHGDPNPLQSYLDALHKVKELDIEIVLPSHGEPFYNAHERIDEIVHHHHERLDKVLDVTRSERTVYEVCLQLFGDRLNVHEMRFAIGETIAHLEYLVQQGEMKKEEIRGKWLYANL